The Populus alba chromosome 6, ASM523922v2, whole genome shotgun sequence genome contains a region encoding:
- the LOC118043760 gene encoding uncharacterized protein, with the protein MVSTPSFLKTLHPLQVFSTKSPSSTLSSMKIKTLIHTLIISHVCRIIRALSKAKSILVEILKENQPTHFIFPTKNSKRKNRSSKIFLGSFRLHYNWCSSHVLPVSEPVLDGFSASHFYYDSTLNSIITNEQYEDNTESQLSGYLHWLEEKVDGEESGGTEKDINRLADLFIASCHEKFILEKQESYRRFQEMMARSM; encoded by the coding sequence ATGGTGAGCACCCCGTCCTTCCTAAAAACCTTGCACCCTCTTCAAGTTTTCTCTACAAAGTCACCATCTTCTACCTTAAGCTCCATGAAGATCAAAACCCTAATTCACACCCTTATCATCTCACACGTGTGCCGCATCATTCGAGCTCTATCCAAAGCAAAGTCCATTCTCGTTGAGATTCTTAAAGAAAACCAACCTACACACTTCATTTTCCCTACAAAGAACTCTAAAAGGAAGAACAGGAGTAGCAAGATATTCCTTGGTTCATTTAGGTTGCACTATAACTGGTGCTCCTCACATGTGTTGCCAGTGTCAGAACCAGTTCTTGATGGATTCTCTGCTTCCCATTTCTATTATGACTCTACGTTGAACTCAATAATCACAAATGAGCAGTATGAGGACAACACCGAGTCTCAGCTTTCAGGGTACCTTCACTGGCTAGAAGAGAAAGTTGATGGTGAGGAGTCTGGTGGCACTGAGAAGGATATCAATCGGCTAGCGGATTTGTTCATTGCAAGCTGCCATGAAAAGTTTATATTGGAGAAGCAGGAGTCCTACAGGAGATTCCAGGAAATGATGGCTAGAAGCATGTGA